In Halosolutus amylolyticus, the genomic window ATCGGCGTCGCGGTCGACGTCACCGAGCGGGTCCAGTACCAGGAGACGCTGAACGCCCTCCACGAGGCGACGAGTCACCTGCTCACGGTCGAATCCAAACAGGCCGCGTGCGAGTACATCGTCGACGTCGCGACCGAGGTCCTCGACATCGACAGCGTCGTCTACCGGTTCGACGAGCAGCACAACGAACTCGTTCCGGCGGCGTACTCGTCCGCGTTCGAGACGACGATCGGGTCGCCGCGCCGTCTCGGGCCCGACGAGGGACTGGCGTGGCAGACGTTCGTCGAGGGACACCCGCGCGTCGTCGACGACGTCGACGGCACCGACCGGTGGTTCGACGCGGCGACCGTCCGGAGCGCGCTCTACGTCCCGCTGGGCGAACACGGCGTGCTCGTGGCACTCTCGCCCGATTCGAACGCGTACGACGAGGAGACCGTCGAACTCGCGGACCTGTTCGCGACGACGGCCGAGGCCGCACTCGACCGGATCGGCCGGACCAGTCGACTCCACGACCACGAGCGCGAACTCAAACAGCAGAACATCCACCTCGAGCGACTGAACCACGCCAACCAGGTCCGCCAGGACATCGAACAGCTCCTCCTGATGGCCGACTCCCGGAGCGAGATCGAGGCGGGGATCTGCGACAGGCTGGCCGACCTCGACTCCTGTTCGATGGCCTGGATCGGCGAACCCGACCCGAGCGGGAACCGGATCCGTTCGCGGTCCGTCGCGGGACTCGATCGGGGCTATCTCGACTCGGTTACGGTGACGACCGTCGACGACTCGGCCGCCGAACCCGCCGGTCGGACCGCACGGACCCGGACGCCGACCTACGTCGAAAACGTCGCCGACGCGGTCCGGGACGGTGCCTGGCGTGCCGACGCCCTCTCACGGAACTTCCAGTCGGTGTACGCCGTCCCGCTCGTCTACGACGACTTCCTCTACGGCGTACTCACGATATACGGCGAGGACCGGGACGTCTTCGACGAAACGTTCCGGTCGACGCTTTCGGAACTCGGTGAAACCATCGCGTACGCGATCGACGCGGTCAAGCGCAAGAACGCGTTGCTGGACGACGAGCGGACGGAGATCGAACTGGAACTCGAGGAGGAGTCGATCCTGTGTCGGCTCGCGGCCCGACTCGACACGCGCCTGACCTTCGAGGGGGCGACGTCACGAGCGGACGGGTCGACGATCGTGTTCGTCGCCGCCGACCGGTCGATCGACGCCGCCGACCTCGACGACGCGGTAGCGGACGTCGACGGCATCGACCGCGTAGCGATCATCGCGGAGACGGCGGACCAGACGCTGGTGCAACTCCAGTTCGCCGAGTCGTTCCTCGGGTCGATCGTCGACGCTCACGGTGCCACGTTGCGGTCGTTCACGACCGACGGGACGACGGCTCGCGCGATCGTCGACGTGCCGGACGCGATCGAGATCCGCGAGGTGCTGTCGGACGTCGAACGCCACGGGCTCCCGGTATCGATGGTCGCCCGTCGCGAACAGCCGACGGTCGAAGAGACGACGCTCGACGCTCGGAGTCGCAACGCCCTGCTCGAGACGCTTACCGATCGCCAGCGTGAAGTCGTCCAGACCGCCTACCACGGCGGGTTCTTCGAGTGGCCCCGCGAGACGACCGGCGAGGAGATCGCCGAGTCGCTCGACATTTCGCCGCCGGCGTTTCACAAACACGTCCGGACCGTCGAGGAAAAACTCCTCGCGGCGCTGTTCGATAGCACGAGCGGTGTTCCAGAGGGTTAAAGACTTAACCCCCGCTCGAAACTCGGCTTACACAGTTAACGATCAATCTCTTTGCACCGAGTCCCAAACAGTTCGATTGTCTTCCAGCGTATGGGGGTACCTATCCAATGACCGAAATGACTTCACGATCGCCGTCGATATCGACCGAGGAACAGTATGCCGTCCAGTACGATCGACTCGACGACGAACCACTCAGTGTCGCCGTCGCGGATGCCGTCGCGACGTTCTGTAACGTCGACGTTACCGAACTCGACCCGCTTCACTACGCGATCAACGCTGACGCTCTCGAACGACTCTTCGAGCCGCGGGCGGACGGGTTGCGATCGGGGGGGTCCGTAACCTTCGAATACAACGATTGTCTGGTCACTGTCGATTCTAACGGCGAAATCAGAGTCGCCGACGCGTAAGACGCGTTTTTCGTATTCATTTCTCGCTGTTCGGTGCGGTTACTGGGTGGTGTATAAACACATTATATTGTAATTATCCACCACCCACAATCGATTTATAGGAAGCTCGTGTACGATTGTCAACCATGGCAGATCAACGCACGCAGACGATGAAAGACGTCAGCCACACGCCGCCGAGCGGGGACTCCGTTACCAACGTGTGGCACCGGGGCGACGAATCCCACCCCGAGTGACCGTCCGGGGCCGACTCACCGACAGTCGATCGAAGTAGCGATCGCGAGCAACGCGTCGACGCCGAGCGGTGCACTGACGTCGTAGTACTGACCGCCACACGTCCAGACGAGCGTCGACATCGTCGGGAACTCGATGTGGGTCGCATCGATCGGGCCGACGGCCTCCGCGACGACCTCCCCGTACTCGAGCACGTCTAGTTCTTCGGTCGCCGTCTCGACGTAGATCGTCTTCTGCGGATCGTCCTCGTGCTCGTAGAACAGTGCCACGGCCGAGCCGTCGTCCTCGACGGTGACGTCGCGTCGTTCGTACTCCGCCGGTACCCGCGGGTCCGGGACGGACACCGACGCCGACGCCGCCGCGTCGGCCGGGGATTCGACCGTCGTCAGGTTCGCCGGCTCCGCCACCGTCGCGTTGGCCGGCGGTTCGAAGGCGAACCGATCGTCCGCGGGATCCGCGTCCAGTTTCAGTTCGTCGTACTCGACCGTGATCGTCGTCGGTTCGCTGCCGGGTCCGTCGAGTTCGATCCGCTGTTTGACCGGGAAGGACGTCTCCCGATCGATCCACCACCGCTCCCGCGTGATCGTCCGCTCGCCCGTCGCGTTCTCGCCGTAGGAAAGCGGGAGTACGTACTCGGTGTCGCCCACCTGCAGGCCGATCGAGCGTTCGATCGGCCGCTCGTCCGTCGCGTTCAACTCGACGACGTGGGTCTCCCACTGGCCGATCGTTTCGGTGCCCTGGTACGCGACGTCGTAACCCTCGAGTAGTTCGTCCGCGTCGGTCGCCCCCGATTCGGGCCCCTCGACCGGCCCCTCGTACCGCATCGCCGTGTCGTCCTCGGCGTCGTAGGTCCAGGTTTCGGACCCGTTACTGACGATCAGATCGCCCGGCGCTTCCGGCCCCGACGCCTCCAGGACCTCGCTCCGGTGCTCCATGGGAGGCCGCTCCCAGACCCGGACGGTCGTCGAGACGGTCCCGTTGCTCGCGTTCACCGTCGTGGTCCGCACCCCCTGCAGGCCGTCGACGGTCGCTCGTTCGTCGATCGCCGACTCGATCAGTTCGGTCCCGTCCGGCTCGCGATCGTCCCCGACGGGCATCGTACAGCCCGCCAGCACGAGCGCCAGCGCCGTGACGACGACTGCGGCTACCCGGACCCCACGCGTTTCCATAGCGATCGCTTTTCGAGTTAGTCTTCTAACTGTTTCGATCCGTCCGACTACAGGCAGGTCCTGGACGAGCGCGCCCTGTCCAGCAAACCGAGCGATCGGATCCAGGATCTCTCTTGCCGCACGCTCGCTGGCGCTCGCGCGAGACCGACCAGGTTCTCCGCCCCCGATCGGTTTCGGCGTGGCAACCCCTCTTCGACTCGGGGCGTCTTCGAAAAGTGCCGGAAGGGCTCCGAACCGCGGAACGACTCACAGCGTTCGTCTTTCCTGACTTCACCTCGCTTCGCTCGGTGAAGACCACCGGGTTCGGAGCGAACCGAGCATGCTTCTCAGCGTTATCAGTAGCCGGTAATATGAATTCTTTATTCAGAGTGTTTCCTGAAACGTTCGGCCGTTGGACCGGTAACTGGTTGAGCGACTAACCATGCCTGCTGTTCGTCGATGCAAAAGGATTTCTCGCCCCAACAGACTTATTGCGCTATATTGCGTTCTATTACATATGCCAATCAGCATCGACCGATTCGACGAAGAACCCGTGGACGCACTCGATATCCAGGAAGGGACGCACCCGTATCGACTACTGCGATTCCTCGCGGCCCACAGCGATCAGGCGTTCACGCAGACGGAACTCCACGAAGCGACCGGCATCAAGCGCGGGAGCGTCGGCGCTGCACTCTCCCGCCTTGAGGATCGTGGCCTCGTTCGCCACCGCGGCCGATACTGGGCCATCGCCGAGGACGACCGTCTCGCCTCCTACGCTGCACAGACGAACGCCAGTTCCGCTTCGACGACGGACGACTACTACGGCGACGAGGAATGACGGACGTCTACGAGCGCGGCGCGGTCGTAAAAGGCCCCGATCTTCTCGCGGACCACGACTACCGGCCATACGTTTGCCTGAGTGATCGCACACACCCGTTCCACGACGAGGAAGCGCTCTACGCGGCGGCTACGACGACGCGACGGGCGGTTGCTATCCCGCTCACCGACGAGGACTTCATTTCGGGCGGTTTACCGAGGGAGAGCTACGTAAATCCGTGGACAGTCGTCACGATTCGGCATGTCGACATGGAACGCGAAGAGGGACACCTTGTCGAGGCGACAACAGAGACAATCGCTACCGAAGCTGCTGGATATCTCGGTGTTCGCTAAGAGCGCCGTTTCCCATGGCTCAGCGCCCTTACGAACCCCCGATCTCTATTCAGAGGACAGACTGAATAAGGAAATCGCGCTACCAACTACTGTTATCACTCGTCTTCGAATCGTGATGCCTGTGAGAAGCATGCCCGGGGAGGGCTCCGAACCACGGAAAGACTCACTCCGTTCGTCTTTCCTGCCTTGCGCTCACGACGTTCGCGCAAGACCACCGGGTTCTCCGCCTCCCCGGCCATTTTCGGTATTGCCACTCGTCCTTGACTCGTGGCGTCGTTGAAAATGCCCGGGGAGGGCTCCGAACCCTCGATCTCCGCATGTCCCAGGTCCGAGGCTCGGCAGTCCTCTACGGGACACGGAGGCTTCCAAGGCGTACCGCACCGAATCTCTGAACCCTATGAGTGCGGCGCTATGTCCAGCTAAGCCACCCGGGCTCGTTCTCCCGTAGTGCGGTGCTATTCTTTAAGCTTCTCATTCGAGACCGTCGTGGGAAGTGGAGTCACAGCTACCCACGGATTTATGGCAGGGCCATACGAACTGCGGGGCATGAGCGTTCCCGGCATCGTCCAGTCTACTCTCGATGGCGAGGAGATTTCGGCGCGAGTTTCTCTCGGCGGGGAAGACGAACTCTTCATCACCCCCACGAACACCATCATCTATCGCGCCGATGGGCTCCTGAGCGACGAATCGGTCGACAAATTCCCCCACGACGCCGATCGCCTCACCCTCTCGGAGGGGCGGCGCAAGACCAAGTTCACCCTCGAGTACGCCCTCGAGGGGACCACGGA contains:
- a CDS encoding PAS domain S-box protein, with the protein product MNSGLASPEPIPVCVLVVGSGDWARRVSAAFEDDEITISGPIADVDDADLAAADCVLTDDRAVLPAVESKPVLFVVDPDADRDDDPFDDATDVVATPTLEDPSLLANRLRQTIEFHSTRAAVERREEWFRALIERSSDLLAVLSASGRVTYVSPSVERVVGAEPTDLLGDHVIDAVHPDDRVDVVQAFEAVCADDLGASRTVEYRYRDDDDTWGVYEAVLTNRLDDPVVGGVIASIRDVTQFHRVQQELGESFERVTDAFFALDTEFRFTYVNDRAGELIEFEPEELVGREFLDVFPGMRGTAFEEQSLEAMTEQEPRTLERYYDPYDMWVEARIYPSRSGISVYFRDITDRVERERELSERTERLQTLVENAPIILYVLDEDGTFTLSEGRGLDNVGIEPSEVVGDTIFEVFEDYPDIREDARRALEGESVHCQRRVRDRVFESWYRPITTDGTVDRVIGVAVDVTERVQYQETLNALHEATSHLLTVESKQAACEYIVDVATEVLDIDSVVYRFDEQHNELVPAAYSSAFETTIGSPRRLGPDEGLAWQTFVEGHPRVVDDVDGTDRWFDAATVRSALYVPLGEHGVLVALSPDSNAYDEETVELADLFATTAEAALDRIGRTSRLHDHERELKQQNIHLERLNHANQVRQDIEQLLLMADSRSEIEAGICDRLADLDSCSMAWIGEPDPSGNRIRSRSVAGLDRGYLDSVTVTTVDDSAAEPAGRTARTRTPTYVENVADAVRDGAWRADALSRNFQSVYAVPLVYDDFLYGVLTIYGEDRDVFDETFRSTLSELGETIAYAIDAVKRKNALLDDERTEIELELEEESILCRLAARLDTRLTFEGATSRADGSTIVFVAADRSIDAADLDDAVADVDGIDRVAIIAETADQTLVQLQFAESFLGSIVDAHGATLRSFTTDGTTARAIVDVPDAIEIREVLSDVERHGLPVSMVARREQPTVEETTLDARSRNALLETLTDRQREVVQTAYHGGFFEWPRETTGEEIAESLDISPPAFHKHVRTVEEKLLAALFDSTSGVPEG
- a CDS encoding HalOD1 output domain-containing protein, translating into MTEMTSRSPSISTEEQYAVQYDRLDDEPLSVAVADAVATFCNVDVTELDPLHYAINADALERLFEPRADGLRSGGSVTFEYNDCLVTVDSNGEIRVADA
- a CDS encoding outer membrane lipoprotein-sorting protein yields the protein METRGVRVAAVVVTALALVLAGCTMPVGDDREPDGTELIESAIDERATVDGLQGVRTTTVNASNGTVSTTVRVWERPPMEHRSEVLEASGPEAPGDLIVSNGSETWTYDAEDDTAMRYEGPVEGPESGATDADELLEGYDVAYQGTETIGQWETHVVELNATDERPIERSIGLQVGDTEYVLPLSYGENATGERTITRERWWIDRETSFPVKQRIELDGPGSEPTTITVEYDELKLDADPADDRFAFEPPANATVAEPANLTTVESPADAAASASVSVPDPRVPAEYERRDVTVEDDGSAVALFYEHEDDPQKTIYVETATEELDVLEYGEVVAEAVGPIDATHIEFPTMSTLVWTCGGQYYDVSAPLGVDALLAIATSIDCR
- a CDS encoding MarR family transcriptional regulator — translated: MPISIDRFDEEPVDALDIQEGTHPYRLLRFLAAHSDQAFTQTELHEATGIKRGSVGAALSRLEDRGLVRHRGRYWAIAEDDRLASYAAQTNASSASTTDDYYGDEE